One part of the Olleya sp. YS genome encodes these proteins:
- a CDS encoding ABC transporter ATP-binding protein → MITINNISKKYRGVEVLNVSNIDIPTGQSFGLVGNNGAGKTTLFNILLDLIRPTTGKITNNNIVVNTSEEWKTFTGSFIDESFLITYLTPEEYFDFIGDLRGMNKADVKSFLSQFEEFFNGEVIGKKKYLRDLSKGNQKKAGIVAALIGNPEVIVLDEPFANLDPTTQIRLKKIIKNLAEKQGTTVLVSSHDLMHVTEVCERIVVLEKGHVIKDIQTSQATLKELEAHFGGAINQE, encoded by the coding sequence ATGATTACAATAAATAATATATCAAAAAAATATAGAGGAGTAGAAGTTTTAAATGTTTCAAACATTGATATCCCAACAGGACAAAGCTTTGGATTAGTGGGTAATAATGGTGCAGGAAAAACAACATTATTTAATATTTTATTAGATTTAATTAGACCAACAACAGGTAAAATCACCAACAATAATATTGTTGTAAATACAAGCGAAGAATGGAAAACATTTACAGGCTCTTTTATAGACGAATCGTTTTTAATTACCTATTTAACACCAGAAGAATATTTTGATTTTATTGGCGACTTAAGAGGAATGAATAAAGCAGACGTCAAATCTTTTTTATCTCAATTTGAAGAGTTTTTTAATGGCGAAGTCATTGGTAAGAAAAAATACCTTCGCGATTTAAGTAAAGGAAATCAGAAAAAAGCAGGGATTGTTGCTGCTTTAATTGGTAATCCTGAAGTTATTGTATTGGATGAGCCTTTTGCAAACTTAGATCCAACAACACAAATAAGATTAAAAAAAATTATTAAAAACCTAGCCGAAAAACAAGGGACTACTGTTTTAGTGTCTAGTCACGATTTAATGCATGTTACAGAGGTTTGCGAGCGTATTGTAGTCCTAGAAAAAGGTCATGTCATTAAAGATATCCAAACTAGTCAAGCAACTTTAAAAGAGTTAGAAGCACATTTTGGTGGAGCAATAAATCAAGAATAA
- a CDS encoding DUF5687 family protein: MIGKFLSLEWKSFVRSASFGKSLAVKIIMGFFALYIILSFLAIGIGGYYLIKKEFPDSDPLQIVNSFLLFAILGDLIFRYLMQKLPVMNIKPLLTLPIKKSTLVHYVLGKSAFSGFNILGLFFYIPFSIVLIKEGYNVIGVLGWLFAMILIIQSANFLNFLINKNNVALVGIVVVLVSLIGLQKFEIFDVVGLGGQVFDAIYAHPIYSLSIIIILAILYYLNYKQLRHLVYLDEAVATKVKEANSVDLSWADKFGDVAPFIKNDIRLIWRNKRTKTVFLMSFLFLFYGLIFFTNDIYSTKMPAMLMFAALFVTGGFTLNYGQFIPAWDSAHYKMLMTQSFRYRKFLESKWVLMVSMTAILYFLSIPYLYFGLDVFLMITAGAIFNIGFNSLFLLFAGSFNRKRIDLNKSGFGNTQGTSATQFIIIIPLMLFPMLVFWVFNKFVGQNSGFIAVATIGVLGLIFKNYVMNVIENKYLKDKHEMVAAFGKEE; the protein is encoded by the coding sequence ATGATAGGTAAATTTTTAAGTTTAGAATGGAAGTCTTTTGTTCGTTCGGCTAGTTTTGGCAAAAGCCTAGCAGTTAAAATAATTATGGGCTTTTTTGCACTATATATTATACTTTCTTTTTTAGCTATAGGTATTGGTGGATATTATCTTATTAAAAAAGAATTTCCAGATTCTGATCCTTTGCAAATAGTAAATTCGTTTTTACTTTTTGCCATTTTAGGAGATTTAATTTTTAGATATTTAATGCAGAAGTTACCAGTAATGAATATTAAACCATTACTAACACTACCTATAAAAAAAAGCACTTTAGTGCATTACGTTTTAGGTAAGTCTGCTTTTTCTGGGTTTAATATTTTAGGCTTGTTTTTTTACATACCGTTTTCGATAGTATTAATAAAAGAAGGCTATAATGTAATAGGAGTTTTAGGATGGTTGTTTGCCATGATTTTAATTATTCAATCAGCTAACTTTTTAAATTTCTTGATTAATAAAAACAATGTAGCTTTAGTAGGTATTGTTGTTGTATTAGTAAGTTTAATTGGTTTGCAAAAATTCGAAATTTTCGATGTTGTTGGTTTAGGCGGTCAAGTGTTTGATGCTATTTATGCTCATCCAATATATTCGTTATCGATAATTATCATTTTGGCTATTCTATATTACTTAAACTACAAGCAATTACGTCATCTAGTCTATTTGGATGAAGCTGTTGCAACCAAAGTAAAAGAGGCTAATTCTGTTGATTTATCTTGGGCTGATAAGTTTGGAGACGTTGCACCATTTATAAAAAATGACATCAGATTAATTTGGAGAAATAAACGAACTAAAACGGTGTTTTTAATGTCTTTTTTGTTTCTTTTTTACGGATTAATCTTCTTTACAAATGATATATATAGTACAAAGATGCCAGCAATGCTAATGTTTGCAGCATTATTTGTCACTGGTGGTTTTACCTTAAACTATGGACAATTTATACCAGCTTGGGATAGTGCACATTATAAAATGTTAATGACCCAGAGTTTTAGATACAGAAAATTTTTAGAATCTAAATGGGTATTGATGGTATCTATGACAGCTATCTTATACTTTTTAAGCATTCCGTATTTATATTTTGGTTTAGATGTATTTTTAATGATTACTGCTGGAGCCATTTTTAACATAGGGTTTAACTCACTGTTTTTACTGTTTGCAGGTTCTTTTAACCGAAAACGAATAGACTTAAATAAAAGCGGGTTTGGCAATACACAAGGGACCAGTGCAACCCAATTTATAATTATTATTCCACTAATGCTATTTCCAATGCTTGTGTTTTGGGTATTTAACAAGTTTGTTGGGCAAAACTCTGGATTTATTGCAGTAGCAACTATTGGTGTTTTAGGATTAATTTTTAAAAATTATGTTATGAATGTCATTGAAAACAAATACCTCAAAGACAAACATGAAATGGTCGCTGCTTTTGGAAAAGAAGAGTAA
- a CDS encoding PadR family transcriptional regulator: MANSKLYKGSLTTIILKLLNESDKMYGYEMTQKVKTITKGELNITEGALYPALHKLEADGLLDVEVKKVDNRLRKYYKLTDKGNKETVSKLEELKGYIKTMETFMNPKFNLE; encoded by the coding sequence ATGGCGAATTCAAAATTATATAAAGGTAGCTTAACGACTATTATTTTAAAGCTTTTAAATGAAAGTGATAAAATGTATGGTTACGAAATGACACAAAAGGTAAAAACTATTACCAAGGGAGAACTTAACATTACCGAAGGTGCTTTATATCCAGCGTTACACAAATTAGAAGCAGATGGGTTATTGGATGTTGAGGTTAAAAAAGTAGATAACCGATTACGCAAATATTATAAATTGACTGACAAAGGAAATAAAGAAACGGTAAGTAAGTTAGAAGAGCTTAAGGGCTATATCAAAACTATGGAAACTTTTATGAACCCTAAATTTAATCTAGAATAA
- a CDS encoding ferredoxin--NADP reductase has translation MSQFHTLTISNIHRETDKCVTLTFKVPEHLKNDYNFKAGQYITLKTNINSQEVRRDYSLCSSPSSGKLIVAVKEVENGTFSKHANHNLKEGDTLDVAKPQGRFVFEPKNDVSRTIAAFAAGSGITPILSIIKTVLDEEPNSNFVLVYGNKTLRDTIFLNQLLELQHQFKDRLHIQFLYSQSQEDNALFGRIEKSTVNLIVKNRYKDVTIDAFYLCGPEAMINTVKEVLLENNIDENNIYFELFTTSTHAATVNVADGETEITITVDDETETFTMSQKQTVLEAALKQDLDAPYSCQGGVCSSCIARITDGKALMRQNNILTDSEVAEGLVLTCQAQPITPTIVVDYDDV, from the coding sequence ATGTCTCAATTTCACACTCTAACTATATCTAACATTCATCGCGAAACTGATAAATGTGTCACATTGACTTTTAAAGTCCCAGAGCATTTAAAAAACGATTACAACTTTAAAGCTGGGCAATATATTACACTAAAAACTAATATAAATAGTCAAGAGGTTAGACGTGATTATTCGTTATGTTCTTCACCATCAAGCGGTAAATTAATCGTTGCAGTTAAAGAAGTTGAAAATGGAACTTTTTCAAAACACGCTAACCATAATCTAAAAGAAGGAGATACTTTAGACGTTGCAAAACCACAAGGTCGTTTTGTTTTTGAGCCTAAAAATGATGTCTCCAGAACCATTGCTGCATTTGCTGCAGGTAGTGGTATTACTCCTATTTTAAGCATCATTAAAACTGTTTTGGATGAAGAACCTAACAGCAATTTTGTGTTAGTTTACGGTAACAAAACCCTTAGGGACACCATTTTTTTAAACCAATTATTAGAGCTTCAACATCAATTTAAAGACCGACTTCATATTCAATTTTTATATAGTCAATCTCAAGAGGACAATGCCTTATTTGGTCGCATTGAAAAAAGTACTGTTAATCTTATAGTTAAAAACAGATATAAAGATGTAACCATTGATGCCTTTTATCTTTGTGGTCCAGAAGCAATGATTAATACAGTAAAAGAGGTGTTACTTGAAAATAACATAGATGAAAATAATATTTATTTTGAATTATTTACAACTTCTACACACGCAGCAACTGTAAACGTCGCTGATGGTGAAACAGAAATTACAATAACAGTTGACGACGAGACAGAAACCTTTACCATGTCTCAAAAACAAACTGTTTTAGAAGCTGCATTAAAACAAGATTTAGACGCACCATATTCTTGTCAAGGTGGTGTTTGTAGTAGTTGTATTGCAAGAATTACCGACGGGAAAGCCCTTATGAGGCAAAACAACATACTTACAGACTCAGAAGTCGCAGAAGGCTTAGTGTTAACCTGTCAAGCTCAACCAATTACACCAACAATAGTCGTTGATTATGACGATGTTTAA
- a CDS encoding glycosyltransferase family 9 protein, producing the protein MTNTPKHILVIRLSAMGDVAMTVPVLRAVTEQYPEVKLTVLTRPFFAPFFRNLENVTVFPIDLKDKHKGVLGLYKLSKTLKQLDIDAVADLHNVLRTKILKVFLLEKPFKQIDKGRTEKRALIKGEVFKSLKSTHQRYADVFETLGLKIELQNPTFPEKKSIPEPILSKVDILNKRQWIGIAPFAQYPSKMYPLHLLKEVINNLKEDYTIFLFGGQTEKEQLDALTLSNKNVINIAGQFDLKQELDIISNLDIMVSMDSGNAHIAAMLGLRVLTIWGVTHPYAGFGAFNQPESYHLVPNRKVYDKTPTSVYGNAYPEHYKDIAGSIKPNVIVDKIKAMLTN; encoded by the coding sequence TTGACAAACACACCAAAACATATCTTAGTCATACGTCTCTCTGCAATGGGAGACGTTGCTATGACGGTTCCTGTGTTACGTGCAGTAACAGAACAATATCCAGAGGTTAAGTTAACGGTTTTAACGCGTCCTTTTTTCGCGCCTTTTTTTAGAAATTTAGAAAACGTTACTGTATTTCCTATAGATTTAAAGGATAAGCACAAAGGTGTTTTAGGTTTATATAAATTATCTAAAACACTAAAACAACTTGATATTGATGCAGTCGCAGATTTGCATAATGTGTTAAGAACTAAAATTTTAAAAGTTTTTTTATTAGAGAAACCCTTTAAACAAATTGATAAGGGTCGTACAGAAAAAAGAGCATTAATTAAAGGTGAAGTTTTTAAATCTTTAAAAAGCACACACCAAAGATATGCTGATGTTTTCGAGACTTTAGGGCTAAAAATAGAATTACAAAATCCAACGTTTCCAGAAAAAAAAAGTATACCAGAGCCCATTTTATCTAAAGTGGATATTCTTAATAAAAGACAGTGGATTGGAATTGCTCCTTTTGCACAATACCCATCTAAAATGTACCCTTTACACTTATTAAAAGAGGTCATTAATAATTTAAAAGAAGATTACACTATTTTTTTATTTGGTGGTCAAACCGAAAAAGAACAATTAGATGCTTTAACATTATCAAACAAAAATGTTATTAATATAGCAGGACAGTTTGATTTAAAGCAAGAGTTGGATATAATATCTAATCTAGATATAATGGTGTCAATGGATTCTGGTAACGCTCACATTGCTGCTATGCTTGGTTTAAGAGTGTTAACCATTTGGGGAGTGACACATCCTTATGCTGGTTTCGGAGCATTTAACCAACCAGAATCATACCACTTAGTACCAAACAGAAAAGTGTATGATAAAACACCTACATCTGTCTATGGTAATGCATATCCAGAACATTATAAAGATATTGCTGGTAGCATAAAGCCTAACGTAATAGTTGATAAAATAAAAGCTATGTTAACAAACTAA
- a CDS encoding DUF4254 domain-containing protein, whose translation MFTTKANKIFQDVIKKYHIINTVDQPFTNIYDKKTELIEHLLYRKCWIDTVQWHYEDIIRDPQIDPVAALTLKRQIDASNQDRTDMVEYIDSYFLDKYKDVTPKPDATINTESPAWGIDRLSILALKVYHMEEEATRKDASDGHKAACQKKLDILLEQRVDLSTAIDTLLSDIEKGDKYMKVYKQMKMYNDDELNPVLRGQK comes from the coding sequence ATGTTTACTACAAAAGCGAATAAAATTTTTCAAGACGTCATAAAAAAATATCACATTATAAATACAGTAGATCAACCTTTTACTAATATCTACGATAAAAAAACAGAGTTAATTGAGCACCTATTGTACAGAAAATGTTGGATAGATACTGTACAATGGCATTACGAGGATATTATCCGTGACCCACAAATAGATCCTGTTGCAGCGCTAACATTAAAGCGTCAAATTGATGCTTCAAATCAGGACAGAACTGATATGGTAGAGTATATTGATAGTTATTTTTTAGATAAATATAAAGATGTAACTCCAAAACCAGATGCAACTATTAATACCGAAAGTCCAGCTTGGGGAATTGACAGACTATCTATTTTGGCTTTAAAAGTGTATCATATGGAAGAAGAAGCAACACGTAAAGACGCATCAGATGGACACAAAGCAGCTTGCCAAAAAAAACTTGATATTTTATTAGAGCAGCGTGTGGATTTAAGTACAGCAATAGATACCTTATTATCTGATATTGAAAAAGGAGATAAATACATGAAAGTGTATAAGCAAATGAAAATGTATAACGACGACGAGCTTAATCCTGTGCTTAGAGGGCAAAAATAA
- the upp gene encoding uracil phosphoribosyltransferase: MQIHNLSENNSILNQFIAELRDVSIQKDRMRFRRNIERIGEILGYEMSKSLTYKTKSITTPLDTIESLLPKNDVVLCSVLRAGVPLHNGLLNYFDQAENAFISAYRHHLENPETFEIVVEYLACPDLTGKTLILADPMLATGQSLVATYKALQPFGIPKNIHIMAVIGAEAGVDYLKNNLPNEASLWIAAIDKTLDSKGYIVPGLGDAGDLAFGEKLQH; the protein is encoded by the coding sequence ATGCAAATTCATAATTTATCAGAAAATAATTCGATTTTAAATCAATTTATTGCAGAATTAAGAGACGTTTCTATACAAAAAGACCGAATGCGTTTTAGACGAAATATTGAACGTATAGGAGAAATTTTAGGTTACGAAATGAGCAAATCATTGACCTACAAAACTAAATCTATTACCACACCATTAGATACAATAGAAAGCCTTTTGCCTAAAAATGATGTTGTACTATGCTCTGTGTTAAGAGCTGGAGTGCCTTTACATAATGGGCTACTTAATTATTTTGATCAAGCTGAAAATGCTTTTATCTCTGCCTACAGACACCATTTAGAAAACCCTGAAACTTTTGAAATTGTAGTTGAATATTTAGCTTGTCCAGATTTAACAGGTAAAACCTTAATATTGGCTGATCCAATGTTAGCAACTGGACAATCTTTAGTAGCAACTTATAAAGCATTACAACCTTTTGGAATACCAAAGAACATACATATTATGGCTGTTATTGGTGCGGAAGCTGGTGTGGATTATTTGAAAAATAATCTACCTAATGAAGCGTCATTATGGATAGCAGCAATAGACAAAACATTAGATAGCAAAGGGTATATCGTTCCTGGTTTAGGTGACGCAGGTGATTTAGCGTTTGGAGAAAAACTACAACACTAA
- a CDS encoding DUF6427 family protein, which translates to MITTIFSKSKPINFLIVFSITLIAYVMLYIKYPDIMDNSVSVLQNIGVFLIVFLSILILNFIVTKNFLSQQNNYEILVFALFILAIPQVFLDYKIVVSNCFVLLALRRIISIRSKKEIIKKLFDSGFLIGIASLFYFWAILFLPLVFIALLLFSETNPKYYLVPCIGLATTSILAISYSVIVYDDYFVALHIDPTINLDISNYNSLQFIIVITMLLSFGLWSSLFYLKDIKKKMRSYRPSYKILFIACTLASIIVLFAPKKNGSEFLFLFAPLAVIIINYIETIEEKWFKEVFLGLLAFIPIVLLVL; encoded by the coding sequence ATGATTACAACTATTTTTAGTAAATCCAAGCCAATTAATTTTTTAATTGTTTTTAGTATTACATTAATTGCCTACGTCATGTTGTATATTAAATATCCTGACATCATGGATAATAGTGTAAGTGTATTACAAAATATTGGTGTTTTTTTAATTGTTTTTTTATCGATTTTAATTTTAAATTTTATTGTCACTAAAAACTTTCTGTCACAACAAAACAATTATGAAATATTGGTGTTTGCATTATTTATTCTAGCTATTCCTCAAGTATTTTTAGATTATAAAATTGTGGTTTCTAACTGTTTTGTATTGTTAGCATTAAGACGAATTATTAGCATTAGGTCAAAAAAAGAAATTATTAAAAAATTATTTGACAGTGGGTTTTTAATAGGGATAGCTTCACTATTTTATTTCTGGGCAATCTTATTTTTACCTTTAGTTTTTATTGCTTTATTGTTGTTTTCTGAAACAAATCCAAAATACTATTTAGTTCCATGTATTGGTTTAGCAACCACTTCAATTTTAGCTATAAGTTATTCAGTAATTGTGTATGATGATTATTTTGTGGCATTACATATTGACCCAACTATTAACTTAGATATTAGTAATTATAATTCTTTACAGTTTATAATCGTAATAACAATGTTATTGTCGTTTGGGCTTTGGTCTTCTTTATTTTATTTAAAAGATATTAAAAAGAAAATGAGAAGCTACAGACCATCCTACAAAATTCTTTTTATAGCCTGTACTTTAGCATCTATTATTGTACTATTTGCACCTAAAAAAAATGGCAGCGAATTTTTATTTCTATTTGCTCCATTAGCAGTCATCATTATTAATTATATTGAAACCATTGAAGAAAAATGGTTTAAAGAAGTGTTTTTAGGCTTGCTAGCTTTTATTCCAATAGTATTATTAGTGTTGTAG
- a CDS encoding uracil phosphoribosyltransferase, whose protein sequence is MKDFFYAIQDLFVNILFAPYDALRALELENWWAANFMTWVFAIIGLVAFTYWMLQLKSFADNNEEDKSISSHSYL, encoded by the coding sequence ATGAAAGATTTCTTTTACGCTATACAAGACTTATTTGTAAATATATTATTTGCACCATATGATGCTTTAAGAGCATTAGAACTGGAAAACTGGTGGGCTGCAAATTTTATGACATGGGTTTTTGCTATTATAGGTTTAGTAGCCTTTACTTATTGGATGTTACAATTAAAATCTTTTGCTGATAATAATGAAGAAGATAAGAGTATTTCTTCTCATTCTTATCTGTAG
- the purD gene encoding phosphoribosylamine--glycine ligase, protein MNILILGSGGREHTIAWKLKQSPKCSSLFVAPGNSGTAQIANNVPISVTDFKAIKEVVLNNNITMVVVGPEDPLVHGVHDFFLADEALKNVAVIGPQQAAATLEGSKEFAKQFLFRHNIPTAAYQSFDAQTVDKGYEFLETLNPPYVLKADGLAAGKGVVILDDLNEAKAELKSMLVDAKFGQASTKVVIEEFLDGIELSCFVLTDGKNYKILPTAKDYKRIGEGDTGLNTGGMGAISPVPFADEAFLNKVEERIVKPTVAGLQKDNLPYKGFVFIGLIKVSDDPKVIEYNVRLGDPETEVVLPRLKNDLVEVFAAVANQTLDKIDIEIDQRAATTVMLVSGGYPEAYEKGKVITGIETIEDSIVFHAGAQEKDGNIVTSGGRVMAITSYGETYKEAIKKSYQNIEKLHFDKMNYRKDIGFDL, encoded by the coding sequence ATGAATATCTTAATATTAGGTTCTGGAGGAAGAGAACACACTATAGCTTGGAAACTAAAACAAAGCCCAAAATGTAGCTCACTTTTTGTTGCTCCTGGTAATTCAGGAACCGCTCAAATTGCTAACAATGTACCAATAAGTGTAACCGATTTTAAAGCCATTAAAGAGGTGGTTTTAAACAATAACATCACTATGGTTGTAGTTGGTCCAGAAGACCCTTTAGTACATGGTGTGCATGATTTTTTCTTAGCAGACGAAGCGCTAAAAAACGTGGCTGTTATTGGCCCACAACAAGCTGCAGCAACCTTAGAAGGTAGTAAAGAATTTGCAAAACAGTTTTTGTTTAGACACAATATTCCAACAGCAGCTTACCAAAGTTTTGATGCCCAAACAGTAGATAAAGGTTATGAGTTTTTAGAAACATTAAATCCACCTTATGTTTTAAAAGCAGACGGATTAGCAGCAGGAAAAGGAGTTGTGATTTTAGACGATTTAAATGAAGCTAAAGCCGAATTAAAAAGCATGTTAGTGGATGCTAAGTTTGGTCAAGCCAGCACTAAAGTAGTGATTGAAGAATTTTTAGACGGAATAGAACTGAGTTGTTTTGTTTTAACCGATGGTAAAAACTATAAGATTTTGCCGACTGCTAAAGATTATAAGCGAATAGGTGAAGGCGATACAGGTCTAAATACAGGTGGAATGGGAGCCATCTCTCCAGTACCTTTTGCTGATGAAGCCTTTTTAAATAAAGTAGAAGAGCGAATTGTAAAACCAACTGTTGCTGGTTTACAAAAAGATAATTTACCCTACAAAGGATTTGTGTTTATTGGTTTAATTAAAGTAAGTGATGACCCAAAAGTTATAGAGTATAACGTCCGTTTAGGTGATCCTGAAACCGAAGTTGTCTTACCAAGATTAAAAAACGATTTGGTTGAGGTGTTTGCAGCAGTAGCCAATCAAACCTTAGACAAAATTGATATTGAAATTGATCAACGTGCAGCAACAACAGTTATGCTAGTATCTGGTGGTTATCCTGAAGCATATGAAAAAGGTAAAGTAATTACTGGCATTGAAACTATAGAAGATTCAATAGTGTTTCATGCAGGAGCACAAGAAAAAGATGGTAATATAGTTACTTCTGGGGGTCGTGTTATGGCAATTACAAGCTATGGAGAAACGTACAAAGAAGCCATAAAAAAATCTTACCAAAATATAGAAAAACTACATTTTGATAAGATGAATTATCGTAAGGATATAGGTTTTGACCTTTAA
- a CDS encoding phenylacetate--CoA ligase family protein: MKLFEWSLRLKGFPINEAKKTLNVIEKLTTEQYNNYLSKQLLAIVDFHLKHTPFYKSLCKGIDTSNWNDLPVLNKSSLQQPLDNRLSDKYTPKTIYTNKTSGSSGTPFVFAKDNFAHAMTWVTFMQRYGWFNIDLNTSKQARFYGIPLDTKEYYKERFKDWLGNRYRFSVFDLSDDALEKVLRKFKRTQFNYINGYTSAIVQFAKFLERKNITLKTICPTLNVCIVTSEMLFDDDKKLLEQQFGIPIVNEYGAAELGLIAFQDKHNNWLVNSNHLYVEILDDNNKPVPYGQTGKIVITDLYNRAHPFIRYELGDLGSLSTKSTLQHPVLEKLTGRTNDLVLLPSGKKATGLTFYYITKTVMSKEANVKEFIIEQLEIDTFRVSYVATETLTEAQKEAVQQAVNTYLEPNLKLYFEQETVLNRQKSGKLKQFTSYL, from the coding sequence TTGAAACTATTTGAATGGTCATTGCGCTTAAAAGGCTTTCCTATAAATGAGGCTAAAAAAACGCTGAATGTAATTGAAAAACTTACTACAGAACAATACAACAACTATTTAAGTAAGCAGTTGTTGGCAATTGTAGACTTTCATTTAAAGCACACTCCGTTTTACAAGTCCTTATGTAAAGGTATTGATACATCTAACTGGAATGATCTTCCTGTATTAAATAAATCTAGTTTACAACAACCTTTAGACAATAGATTATCAGATAAGTATACCCCAAAAACCATTTATACCAATAAAACTTCGGGATCGTCTGGGACACCTTTTGTTTTTGCTAAAGATAATTTTGCTCATGCTATGACATGGGTTACGTTTATGCAACGTTATGGCTGGTTTAATATTGATTTAAACACGTCTAAGCAGGCACGATTTTATGGTATTCCGTTAGATACAAAAGAGTATTATAAAGAACGTTTTAAAGATTGGTTGGGTAACAGATATCGCTTTTCGGTTTTTGATTTAAGTGATGATGCATTAGAAAAAGTCTTGCGTAAATTTAAACGCACTCAATTTAATTATATTAATGGTTATACCAGTGCAATTGTACAATTTGCTAAGTTTTTAGAGCGAAAAAACATCACTTTAAAAACCATATGTCCTACATTAAATGTATGTATTGTCACTTCAGAAATGTTGTTTGATGATGACAAAAAACTACTAGAACAACAATTTGGAATTCCTATTGTTAACGAATATGGCGCAGCAGAATTAGGCTTAATTGCTTTTCAGGATAAACACAATAATTGGTTGGTTAACAGTAACCATTTGTATGTCGAAATTTTGGACGATAACAACAAACCTGTACCTTATGGACAAACTGGTAAAATAGTAATAACCGATTTATACAACAGAGCACACCCTTTTATACGTTATGAACTTGGTGATTTAGGAAGTCTATCCACAAAAAGCACATTACAACATCCTGTTTTAGAGAAGTTAACTGGACGTACTAACGATTTAGTACTATTACCTTCAGGAAAAAAAGCTACTGGATTAACTTTTTATTATATAACAAAAACTGTAATGAGCAAAGAAGCCAATGTTAAAGAATTTATTATTGAGCAACTGGAAATTGATACTTTTAGAGTTAGTTATGTCGCTACTGAAACTTTAACGGAAGCCCAAAAAGAAGCTGTACAACAAGCAGTAAATACTTATTTAGAGCCTAATTTAAAACTATATTTTGAACAAGAAACAGTTTTAAATCGTCAAAAAAGCGGGAAGTTGAAACAGTTTACTTCTTATTTGTAG
- a CDS encoding glycosyltransferase family 2 protein, which yields MKPLVSIITPMFNSEAFIEDTINSVLNQTYTDWELILIDDCSTDNTVTIAEEFISKHPNIKLQKNQTNAGAAVSRNKGIYEANGDFIAFLDADDLWKPNKLEVQVSFMQANNCDVSFSSYEQIDEVGQPLNKLVKALPSLSFNKYLKTNYIGNLTGMYNAKNLGKITSPNLRKRQDWLLWLAAIKTSGKPALGIQESLAFYRVRTNSISSNKLEMLKYNYLVYKKGLGFSTLKSFYRMILFIWEHFIRKSKLIVSTNKK from the coding sequence GTGAAACCATTAGTCTCCATAATAACACCAATGTTTAACTCGGAAGCCTTTATTGAGGACACTATAAATAGCGTGTTAAATCAAACCTATACGGATTGGGAACTTATTTTAATAGACGACTGCTCAACAGATAATACTGTTACAATAGCTGAAGAGTTTATCTCTAAACATCCAAACATAAAACTTCAAAAAAATCAAACTAATGCAGGAGCAGCAGTATCAAGAAACAAAGGAATATATGAAGCAAATGGAGATTTTATAGCTTTTTTAGATGCGGATGATTTGTGGAAACCCAATAAGCTAGAAGTACAAGTTAGTTTTATGCAAGCCAATAATTGTGACGTGTCTTTCAGCAGCTACGAGCAGATAGATGAGGTAGGACAACCTTTAAATAAACTAGTCAAAGCACTACCTAGTTTAAGCTTTAACAAATACTTAAAAACCAATTACATTGGTAACCTAACAGGCATGTATAATGCTAAAAATTTAGGCAAAATAACGTCTCCTAACCTACGAAAACGTCAAGATTGGCTATTATGGCTTGCTGCCATAAAAACTTCTGGTAAACCTGCTTTAGGTATTCAAGAGTCATTAGCGTTTTATCGTGTGAGAACTAATTCGATATCTTCTAATAAACTAGAAATGCTCAAATACAATTATTTGGTTTACAAAAAAGGGTTAGGATTTTCTACGCTAAAATCCTTTTACAGAATGATTCTTTTTATTTGGGAGCATTTTATTAGAAAGTCTAAATTGATTGTTTCTACAAATAAGAAGTAA